The Salvelinus namaycush isolate Seneca chromosome 38, SaNama_1.0, whole genome shotgun sequence genome includes a window with the following:
- the cpsf6 gene encoding cleavage and polyadenylation specificity factor subunit 6 isoform X1 — MADGVDHIDIYADVEEDFNQESDYPAHDQIDLYDDVISPSANNNGDAPEDRDYLDNLPPPAGSEGNKSTPPNVVYTYTGKRIALYIGNLTWWTTDEDLTDAIGSIGIKDLLEIKFFENRANGQSKGFALVCVGSDASSRKLLDLLAKRELHGQNPIVTPCNKQSLSQFEMQSRKSPGTSGGQMSGDGKAGPPTMGPRGGFPMGMGRGRGRFPGPPGPGGERFPGPIGPGGPPPHFPGSGMRPPELINHRHQEGHLMDMNFNCFPPGRDGNWRPRGGMQGPPRPPLGPLGPPGPLGPPPPGQGLPPPMQGPPNRGDRPPPPVMFPGQFGQPPMGPLPPGPPPHGFGPPPGPPPPQQGPPPPGHFPPRPPGPLGPPLALAPPPHMTGPRPGGPPPAPHVNPAFFPPPGGPNNMGGPPGGDGRGPNGPNDPYGRPPPYDRGDFGPAGSNQRPPLICEFDLRAPLPRGCPDPWINEGLVDLKNGGQHLHNASDPGEMESARTPLSEAEFEEIMNRNRAISSSAISRAVSDASAADYGSAIETLVTAISLIKQSKVSADDRCKVLISSLQDCLHGIENKSYGSASSSAPKRRERSRERDHSRSREKSRRHKSRSRDRHEDYYRERSRERERHRGERERERERDREREYRHR; from the exons ATGGCTGACGGAGTTGATCACATCGACATCTACGCCGATGTTGAAGAGGATTTCAACCAG GAATCAGACTACCCTGCCCATGACCAGATAGACTTGTATGACGATGTTATCTCTCCTTCGGCAAATAATAACGGAGACGCACCTGAGGACCGGGACTACCTGGACAACCTACCCCCACCTGCTGGCTCCGAGGGGAACAAGAGCACCCCGCCCAACGTAGTTTACACGTACACTGGCAAGAGGATCGCCCTGTACATAGGCAATCTCACATGG TGGACGACAGACGAAGATTTGACAGACGCCATTGGATCAATAGGcattaaggatctgctggagATCAAGTTCTTTGAGAACAGAGCCAACGGCCAGAGTAAAGG GTTTGCCCTGGTGTGTGTGGGCTCAGACGCGTCCTCTAGGAAGCTACTGGACCTGCTGGCTAAACGGGAGCTACACGGACAAAACCCCATTGTTACCCCCTGCAACAAGCAGTCCCTCAGCCAGTTCGAGATGCAGTCTCGGAAAA GCCCAGGTACATCGGGTGGGCAGATGTCCGGCGATGGGAAGGCGGGACCCCCCACCATGGGCCCCCGCGGTGGCTTCCCCATGGGTATGGGTAGGGGCCGAGGCCGCTTCCCTGGCCCTCCTGGCCCTGGAGGAGAGCGCTTCCCTGGGCCCATCGGACCCGGAGGGCCACCGCCACACTTCCCAG GGTCGGGGATGAGGCCACCTGAACTCATTAACCATAGACACCAAGAAGGCCACCTGATGGATATGAATTTCAATTGCTTCCCGCCGGGACGTGATGGGAATTGGCGACCCAGAG GCGGTATGCAGGGCCCACCTCGACCCCCTCTTGGGCCTCTAGGTCCCCCTGGTCCCCTAGGCCCCCCTCCCCCAGGACAGGGCCTCCCCCCTCCCATGCAAGGCCCCCCCAACCGTGGCGACCGCCCCCCACCCCCGGTCATGTTCCCCGGCCAGTTCGGCCAGCCCCCCATGGGTCCTCTCCCCCCTGGCCCTCCCCCACACGGCTTCGGCCCTCCTCCtggccccccacccccccaacaggGCCCTCCACCCCCTGGTCATTTCCCTCCTCGCCCTCCTGGTCCCCTTGGACCGCCTCTGGCCCTCGCTCCCCCACCACACATGACCGGGCCCCGACCTGGAGGCCCCCCACCGGCTCCCCATGTCAACCCAGCGTTCTTCCCTCCTCCTGGGGGTCCTAACAACATGGGGGGCCCTCCTGGAGGAGACGGCAGGGGCCCCAACGGGCCCAACGACCCCTATGGACGGCCACCTCCATATGACCGGGGAGACTTCGGACCCGCCGGCAG TAACCAGCGTCCCCCGCTAATCTGTGAGTTTGACCTCAGGGCCCCCCTGCCCCGCGGCTGCCCAGACCCCTGGATTAACGAGGGTTTGGTCGATCTGAAAAATGGCGGCCAGCACTTGCACAATGCGAGTGACCCAGG GGAGATGGAGTCGGCGAGGACACCGCTGAGCGAGGCAGAGTTTGAGGAGATCATGAACCGGAACAGAGCCATCTCCAGTAGTGCCATCTCTAGGGCGGTGTCAGATGCTAGCGCTG CTGACTATGGCAGTGCCATAGAGACACTGGTGACAGCCATCTCTCTGATCAAGCAGTCTAAGGTGTCTGCTGACGACCGCTGTAAAGTTCTCATCAGCTCTCTACAGGACTGTCTCCACGGCATCGAGAACAAGTCCTACGGCTCTGCCTCCAG TTCTGCCCCCAAAAGACGCGAGAGGTCGAGGGAGCGTGACCACAGCCGATCCCGGGAGAAGAGCCGGCGCCACAAGTCCCGTAGCCGCGACCGCCACGAGGACTACTACCGCGAACGCAGCCGGGAGAGAGAGCGGCACCGCGGGGAAAGAGAACGAGAACGCGAACGTGACCGCGAGAGGGAGTACCGACATCGTTAG
- the cpsf6 gene encoding cleavage and polyadenylation specificity factor subunit 6 isoform X3, with the protein MADGVDHIDIYADVEEDFNQESDYPAHDQIDLYDDVISPSANNNGDAPEDRDYLDNLPPPAGSEGNKSTPPNVVYTYTGKRIALYIGNLTWWTTDEDLTDAIGSIGIKDLLEIKFFENRANGQSKGFALVCVGSDASSRKLLDLLAKRELHGQNPIVTPCNKQSLSQFEMQSRKSPGTSGGQMSGDGKAGPPTMGPRGGFPMGMGRGRGRFPGPPGPGGERFPGPIGPGGPPPHFPGSGMRPPELINHRHQEGHLMDMNFNCFPPGRDGNWRPRGGMQGPPRPPLGPLGPPGPLGPPPPGQGLPPPMQGPPNRGDRPPPPVMFPGQFGQPPMGPLPPGPPPHGFGPPPGPPPPQQGPPPPGHFPPRPPGPLGPPLALAPPPHMTGPRPGGPPPAPHVNPAFFPPPGGPNNMGGPPGGDGRGPNGPNDPYGRPPPYDRGDFGPAGSNQRPPLICEFDLRAPLPRGCPDPWINEGLVDLKNGGQHLHNASDPGEMESARTPLSEAEFEEIMNRNRAISSSAISRAVSDASAADYGSAIETLVTAISLIKQSKVSADDRCKVLISSLQDCLHGIENKSYGSASRRERSRERDHSRSREKSRRHKSRSRDRHEDYYRERSRERERHRGERERERERDREREYRHR; encoded by the exons ATGGCTGACGGAGTTGATCACATCGACATCTACGCCGATGTTGAAGAGGATTTCAACCAG GAATCAGACTACCCTGCCCATGACCAGATAGACTTGTATGACGATGTTATCTCTCCTTCGGCAAATAATAACGGAGACGCACCTGAGGACCGGGACTACCTGGACAACCTACCCCCACCTGCTGGCTCCGAGGGGAACAAGAGCACCCCGCCCAACGTAGTTTACACGTACACTGGCAAGAGGATCGCCCTGTACATAGGCAATCTCACATGG TGGACGACAGACGAAGATTTGACAGACGCCATTGGATCAATAGGcattaaggatctgctggagATCAAGTTCTTTGAGAACAGAGCCAACGGCCAGAGTAAAGG GTTTGCCCTGGTGTGTGTGGGCTCAGACGCGTCCTCTAGGAAGCTACTGGACCTGCTGGCTAAACGGGAGCTACACGGACAAAACCCCATTGTTACCCCCTGCAACAAGCAGTCCCTCAGCCAGTTCGAGATGCAGTCTCGGAAAA GCCCAGGTACATCGGGTGGGCAGATGTCCGGCGATGGGAAGGCGGGACCCCCCACCATGGGCCCCCGCGGTGGCTTCCCCATGGGTATGGGTAGGGGCCGAGGCCGCTTCCCTGGCCCTCCTGGCCCTGGAGGAGAGCGCTTCCCTGGGCCCATCGGACCCGGAGGGCCACCGCCACACTTCCCAG GGTCGGGGATGAGGCCACCTGAACTCATTAACCATAGACACCAAGAAGGCCACCTGATGGATATGAATTTCAATTGCTTCCCGCCGGGACGTGATGGGAATTGGCGACCCAGAG GCGGTATGCAGGGCCCACCTCGACCCCCTCTTGGGCCTCTAGGTCCCCCTGGTCCCCTAGGCCCCCCTCCCCCAGGACAGGGCCTCCCCCCTCCCATGCAAGGCCCCCCCAACCGTGGCGACCGCCCCCCACCCCCGGTCATGTTCCCCGGCCAGTTCGGCCAGCCCCCCATGGGTCCTCTCCCCCCTGGCCCTCCCCCACACGGCTTCGGCCCTCCTCCtggccccccacccccccaacaggGCCCTCCACCCCCTGGTCATTTCCCTCCTCGCCCTCCTGGTCCCCTTGGACCGCCTCTGGCCCTCGCTCCCCCACCACACATGACCGGGCCCCGACCTGGAGGCCCCCCACCGGCTCCCCATGTCAACCCAGCGTTCTTCCCTCCTCCTGGGGGTCCTAACAACATGGGGGGCCCTCCTGGAGGAGACGGCAGGGGCCCCAACGGGCCCAACGACCCCTATGGACGGCCACCTCCATATGACCGGGGAGACTTCGGACCCGCCGGCAG TAACCAGCGTCCCCCGCTAATCTGTGAGTTTGACCTCAGGGCCCCCCTGCCCCGCGGCTGCCCAGACCCCTGGATTAACGAGGGTTTGGTCGATCTGAAAAATGGCGGCCAGCACTTGCACAATGCGAGTGACCCAGG GGAGATGGAGTCGGCGAGGACACCGCTGAGCGAGGCAGAGTTTGAGGAGATCATGAACCGGAACAGAGCCATCTCCAGTAGTGCCATCTCTAGGGCGGTGTCAGATGCTAGCGCTG CTGACTATGGCAGTGCCATAGAGACACTGGTGACAGCCATCTCTCTGATCAAGCAGTCTAAGGTGTCTGCTGACGACCGCTGTAAAGTTCTCATCAGCTCTCTACAGGACTGTCTCCACGGCATCGAGAACAAGTCCTACGGCTCTGCCTCCAG ACGCGAGAGGTCGAGGGAGCGTGACCACAGCCGATCCCGGGAGAAGAGCCGGCGCCACAAGTCCCGTAGCCGCGACCGCCACGAGGACTACTACCGCGAACGCAGCCGGGAGAGAGAGCGGCACCGCGGGGAAAGAGAACGAGAACGCGAACGTGACCGCGAGAGGGAGTACCGACATCGTTAG